A single genomic interval of Lewinellaceae bacterium harbors:
- a CDS encoding glycosyltransferase family 2 protein — MQLSIIIPCYNVEACLPDALDSALAQTHRPLEIIAVDNNSTDGTRHILLDYQRRYPDLITVLEEKKQGAPATRNLGLRFARGEWIQFLDADDVILEQKLENQMRLASASRKNVAVIAGAYEYVQNEENSKVFIPEGKDIWLSLIKGELGITSSMLWRKSALLEAGGWNEEQESSQEYELLFRILKLGGEVLIQTSVDTLVRRRPNSISTTDSRESWKRAVILHLEIYKFFRKHFPELACRAEYLNAVIGLIGALSLFSARDAIKEHNELIPNRFRIKNSAVSRSFRYPYNLFGFRPAIFIFRNFVHLQERFGF; from the coding sequence ATGCAGCTATCCATCATCATCCCATGCTACAACGTCGAAGCCTGCCTCCCCGACGCTCTTGACTCTGCCTTGGCCCAAACCCACCGCCCCCTCGAGATCATCGCGGTAGACAACAACTCCACCGACGGGACCAGGCACATCCTCCTGGATTACCAACGACGTTACCCTGATTTGATAACCGTACTGGAAGAAAAAAAGCAAGGCGCTCCGGCTACCCGCAACCTGGGGCTGCGGTTTGCCAGGGGGGAGTGGATACAGTTTTTGGATGCGGATGACGTGATTTTGGAGCAAAAGCTTGAAAATCAAATGCGGCTGGCCTCTGCTTCACGGAAAAATGTGGCGGTTATAGCAGGAGCCTATGAATATGTTCAAAATGAAGAAAACTCAAAAGTTTTTATTCCTGAAGGCAAGGATATCTGGTTGAGCCTGATCAAGGGAGAATTGGGGATTACCAGCAGCATGTTGTGGAGAAAAAGCGCTCTTTTGGAGGCCGGAGGCTGGAATGAAGAGCAGGAAAGCAGCCAGGAGTATGAACTGCTGTTTCGGATATTGAAGCTTGGCGGGGAGGTCTTAATCCAGACATCAGTTGACACGCTGGTCAGGCGCAGGCCCAACTCTATTTCGACTACAGATAGCCGGGAAAGCTGGAAGAGGGCCGTTATTTTACACCTGGAAATCTATAAGTTCTTCCGGAAGCATTTCCCGGAATTGGCTTGCCGGGCTGAATATCTGAACGCTGTTATTGGTTTGATCGGGGCATTGAGCTTATTTAGCGCCCGTGACGCCATCAAGGAACACAATGAGTTGATTCCAAACAGGTTCCGAATAAAAAACAGTGCAGTCAGCCGGTCTTTCAGATACCCTTACAACTTATTCGGATTTCGGCCGGCTATTTTCATTTTCAGAAATTTCGTGCACCTGCAAGAAAGATTCGGGTTCTAA
- a CDS encoding methyltransferase domain-containing protein, which translates to MFLNKSITYIKSLVPHSLKKRIRLLALSGEEVHCPICKGNYLTFLPYGLQKRPNALCPNCGSLERHRLIWLYLNRKQLLSNRMRMLHVAPETMLFTKFRNNANIGYYPIDKSPKHYPSGTKQMDLTGLKYEDDYFDSILCSHVLEHIPDDRLAMRELFRVLKPGGWAILQVPVDTEREKTFEDWSITTPEERQKAFGQWDHVRVYGRDYQDKLREAGFTVMVDAFSMEFSWNERFRYGLAEEDIFFCKKSNS; encoded by the coding sequence ATGTTTTTAAATAAGAGCATAACCTACATAAAGTCCTTGGTGCCCCATTCCCTGAAAAAGAGGATCAGGCTCCTCGCCCTCAGCGGCGAAGAAGTCCATTGCCCTATTTGCAAAGGTAATTATTTAACCTTTCTTCCCTATGGCTTGCAGAAACGCCCCAATGCTTTATGCCCCAATTGCGGTTCCCTGGAAAGGCACAGGTTGATATGGTTATACCTGAACAGAAAACAGCTGCTTTCCAATCGAATGCGGATGCTCCATGTAGCTCCCGAGACAATGCTTTTCACAAAGTTCAGAAACAATGCAAATATAGGCTACTACCCTATTGATAAATCGCCAAAACACTATCCGTCGGGCACGAAACAAATGGACCTCACTGGCCTAAAGTACGAAGATGATTATTTCGACAGTATCCTTTGCAGCCATGTCCTGGAACATATTCCTGACGACAGGTTAGCCATGCGTGAATTGTTCCGGGTATTGAAGCCCGGCGGCTGGGCCATCCTGCAAGTGCCTGTCGATACTGAAAGAGAAAAAACTTTTGAAGACTGGTCAATTACTACTCCGGAAGAAAGACAAAAGGCCTTTGGCCAGTGGGATCATGTTCGGGTCTATGGCCGTGATTATCAGGATAAACTCCGGGAGGCGGGCTTTACGGTGATGGTAGATGCTTTTAGCATGGAATTTAGTTGGAATGAAAGGTTTCGGTATGGGTTGGCGGAAGAAGACATCTTTTTTTGTAAAAAAAGCAATAGCTAA
- a CDS encoding MOP flippase family protein has product MNIREISFRGLRWSIIEKAFLTIAGFVQLLVVVRYVEKEELGLMAMVYTILSFGGVFSDLGLGNSIIHKQESGHDKLSSLFWSYILIGCLLTVIFATTAPLFAYFFNEGELKSIVIIASFTFLINGFVQLYQAILYKEMKFRILSKIQITVTAISFIVVVSFAMLGFGVYALVTGLLARTVTNAVCLIIIGRKHFTPGLHFSILEVREHLRFGLFQTGERIINTLNTQFDTLIIGKFLGAETLGVYDVLKRLLSRPMQLINSIVTKVSLPVLARTQEDSKKLGSLYIRQILYLCSINFPIYVFIALSSRTFIPYLLTENWLNPGNNFLFILFCLYYMIYTVQNPIGTLIIAKGQVHRSFYYNLVVLFFFPLLLTWGATKGIIVVLNCMIVFHGIMIIVAHEVLLKRAAFVPLADFTYAMLLPLVLSILAFGTGKCISCLLPVNMLFETIFTLFLGVASYFVISWKWNKAFIEELLNLYSFKLN; this is encoded by the coding sequence ATGAATATAAGGGAGATATCTTTCAGGGGGCTACGGTGGTCGATAATTGAGAAGGCGTTTTTAACAATAGCAGGTTTCGTACAATTATTAGTTGTAGTGCGTTACGTCGAAAAAGAAGAATTGGGCCTTATGGCCATGGTGTATACCATTCTTTCATTTGGAGGGGTTTTTTCCGATTTGGGTTTGGGCAATAGTATTATTCATAAACAAGAAAGCGGCCATGACAAATTATCTTCCCTTTTTTGGTCCTATATCCTAATTGGTTGCCTCCTCACTGTCATTTTTGCTACTACAGCACCTTTGTTCGCTTATTTCTTTAATGAAGGGGAGTTGAAGTCTATTGTAATCATTGCTTCATTTACATTTTTAATTAATGGGTTTGTTCAGCTGTATCAAGCAATTCTATATAAGGAGATGAAATTTCGAATCCTTTCGAAAATTCAAATTACAGTTACAGCTATTTCATTTATTGTTGTAGTAAGCTTTGCCATGCTTGGCTTTGGTGTTTACGCTCTTGTCACAGGGCTGCTTGCAAGAACCGTTACTAATGCTGTCTGTTTGATCATAATAGGAAGAAAGCACTTTACTCCAGGCTTGCATTTTAGCATTTTAGAAGTCAGAGAACACCTTAGGTTTGGGTTGTTTCAAACTGGGGAGCGAATTATCAATACGCTTAATACTCAGTTTGATACTTTGATAATCGGTAAATTCCTGGGAGCGGAAACCCTTGGTGTTTATGATGTGTTAAAACGGTTGCTCAGCCGCCCTATGCAGCTAATTAATTCTATTGTAACTAAAGTGTCTCTTCCAGTTTTGGCCAGAACCCAAGAGGATTCAAAAAAGCTCGGTAGCCTGTACATCAGGCAGATACTTTACCTTTGTTCAATTAATTTCCCCATATATGTTTTTATTGCTCTTTCGAGTAGAACCTTTATTCCTTATCTATTAACTGAAAATTGGCTCAATCCAGGCAATAACTTCCTTTTTATCCTATTCTGTTTATATTATATGATATATACTGTTCAAAATCCGATAGGAACATTGATTATTGCCAAAGGACAAGTTCATCGCAGTTTTTATTATAATCTTGTTGTTCTGTTCTTTTTCCCTCTTCTCTTGACATGGGGCGCTACAAAGGGGATAATCGTTGTACTAAATTGTATGATTGTCTTTCACGGTATAATGATTATTGTAGCGCATGAAGTATTGTTGAAAAGAGCGGCTTTTGTGCCGCTTGCCGATTTCACCTATGCTATGTTGTTGCCGCTTGTGTTGAGTATTCTGGCATTTGGAACAGGCAAATGTATATCCTGTTTACTTCCTGTGAATATGCTTTTTGAGACTATCTTTACGCTCTTTTTAGGAGTTGCAAGCTATTTTGTTATTTCCTGGAAGTGGAACAAAGCGTTTATAGAGGAATTGTTGAATTTATATTCTTTTAAGTTGAATTAA
- a CDS encoding class I SAM-dependent methyltransferase gives MYDPEVYWEERLSKNFNLKGVGHQEFGKWYNYWLYKRKKTVLSQLLKKRFVVEKSVLDVGSGTGFFVNWYIRKGAKVSGIDISHTAVAKLRAEYPEARFERVDFSSSDYQPAQCYDIINIWDVVYHQVDDGAFVRLLENVDRALMEKGLFICTDIFNCALPFSPAPHVRFRNLEAYENILLPKGYKLKKICPLYNFLNRPFLHPGIPKAAYNLIAIPLFLADYFQKEPSSINLSVVLWEKSGA, from the coding sequence ATGTATGACCCTGAAGTATATTGGGAAGAGAGGCTTTCAAAGAATTTCAATTTAAAGGGAGTTGGCCATCAAGAGTTTGGCAAATGGTATAATTACTGGCTTTACAAGAGGAAAAAAACAGTATTGTCTCAATTGTTGAAGAAAAGATTCGTAGTAGAAAAAAGTGTGCTTGATGTTGGATCTGGTACGGGTTTCTTTGTTAATTGGTATATAAGAAAAGGGGCTAAGGTTTCGGGTATAGATATCAGTCATACAGCGGTGGCAAAATTAAGAGCTGAATATCCTGAGGCTCGTTTTGAAAGGGTTGATTTCAGCTCTTCTGATTATCAGCCTGCACAATGCTATGACATTATTAATATTTGGGATGTGGTTTATCATCAAGTGGATGATGGAGCATTTGTCAGGCTACTTGAAAATGTCGATAGGGCATTAATGGAAAAAGGGTTGTTTATTTGTACAGACATCTTTAATTGTGCATTGCCTTTTTCACCTGCGCCTCATGTCCGATTCAGGAATTTGGAGGCGTATGAAAATATTCTTTTGCCCAAAGGTTATAAGTTGAAAAAAATCTGTCCGCTCTATAATTTTCTAAACCGCCCTTTTCTGCATCCTGGAATTCCAAAGGCAGCATACAACTTGATCGCCATACCACTGTTTCTTGCCGACTATTTTCAAAAAGAGCCTTCATCGATCAACCTTTCAGTAGTCCTTTGGGAAAAAAGTGGAGCATGA
- a CDS encoding class I SAM-dependent methyltransferase — MPERLKGIIKTEFRKHHALNFQSIEKNIPKYELSEKHMKNLQAVTNRDMLVGLLPKGGIVAELGVAEGKFSKVILSQAHPRKLHLVDSWNSERYPVSLRTQLENAFQEEIKRSRVEIHTGGSLEVGETLPDSYFDWVYIDTDHSYQTTLAELELYKKKVKKGGFIAGHDFITGNWLGMVKYGVIEAVHEFCVKNDWEITYLTMELNTNPSFAIKAIS; from the coding sequence ATGCCTGAAAGATTGAAAGGTATAATAAAAACAGAGTTCAGGAAGCATCATGCCTTGAATTTTCAATCAATAGAAAAAAATATTCCAAAATATGAGCTATCGGAAAAGCATATGAAAAACCTTCAAGCAGTGACGAATAGGGACATGTTGGTAGGATTACTCCCTAAAGGAGGAATAGTAGCTGAATTGGGAGTAGCGGAAGGAAAGTTTAGCAAAGTGATTTTATCGCAGGCACATCCCCGGAAACTGCATTTGGTTGATTCCTGGAACAGTGAAAGATATCCAGTAAGTTTAAGGACTCAACTTGAAAACGCTTTCCAGGAAGAAATCAAGAGGAGCAGAGTGGAAATACATACAGGGGGGAGCCTTGAAGTTGGTGAAACGCTTCCGGATTCTTATTTTGACTGGGTCTATATTGATACGGATCATTCTTACCAAACGACTTTGGCCGAGCTGGAACTGTATAAAAAGAAAGTAAAGAAAGGAGGATTCATTGCCGGGCATGATTTCATCACAGGCAACTGGTTAGGTATGGTTAAGTATGGCGTTATTGAAGCCGTTCATGAATTTTGTGTGAAAAATGATTGGGAAATCACCTATTTGACAATGGAGTTAAATACGAATCCTAGTTTCGCTATCAAAGCGATATCATAA
- a CDS encoding glycosyltransferase family 4 protein codes for MSKRVLIYTHTFSPHTQTFIYNDVVGLSKNNQVLVACLELQNTKKFPFENTRLLAYKRSWLYQRIWGRLYLFNLSMNYKNRIFRKQLNELIQSFKPDIIHCHFGPEGLRIVDNLKEFCGPVIFNFHGFDASSQIRESLIYTRRLKALFRKPNIFPTATSKSLLEHLSTWGIESENSRPIYSGVDTDFFRRNKHTTLEDSFTFIQVAGFREKKGHIYTLKAFKRFSNSFPEKSFKLILIGSGEREKELNLLCEQLGIKSQVVFLGWASPEQVKLNLEKANCFIHPSITPSNGDMESTTVAIMEAMSMELPIIATYHSGIPELVESGTHGILVEEKNIGQYVDAMNRILDWGLQPQNRQRIIDHFSQAKRLKELQAFYDFAIEQMHNKKSK; via the coding sequence GTGAGTAAAAGAGTTTTAATTTACACTCATACATTTTCCCCTCATACTCAGACGTTCATATACAACGATGTCGTTGGACTGAGTAAAAACAATCAGGTATTGGTTGCCTGTTTAGAACTGCAAAATACCAAAAAGTTTCCTTTCGAAAACACCAGGCTTCTGGCATATAAAAGAAGCTGGTTATATCAAAGAATCTGGGGCAGGTTATACCTTTTTAACCTAAGCATGAACTATAAAAACCGCATTTTTCGCAAACAACTTAATGAATTGATACAATCATTTAAACCAGATATTATCCATTGTCATTTTGGGCCTGAAGGGCTTAGGATAGTAGACAACCTTAAAGAATTTTGCGGCCCGGTAATCTTTAATTTTCATGGTTTTGATGCTTCATCCCAAATCAGGGAATCTCTGATTTACACTCGCCGGCTTAAAGCCCTTTTCCGCAAACCTAACATTTTTCCAACCGCTACTTCAAAATCTTTATTGGAACATCTAAGCACTTGGGGAATTGAATCTGAAAACAGCCGGCCAATTTATTCAGGAGTTGATACAGACTTTTTCCGAAGGAATAAACACACAACTCTTGAAGACTCTTTCACCTTCATACAAGTAGCCGGATTTAGAGAAAAAAAAGGGCATATATATACCTTAAAGGCGTTTAAACGATTTTCAAATTCATTTCCTGAAAAATCCTTCAAACTGATACTTATAGGTAGTGGCGAAAGGGAAAAAGAATTAAACCTTCTTTGTGAACAACTTGGAATAAAATCTCAGGTTGTTTTTCTAGGATGGGCTTCTCCTGAACAAGTGAAATTGAATCTGGAAAAAGCAAACTGTTTCATTCATCCTAGTATTACTCCTTCAAATGGAGATATGGAAAGTACAACAGTAGCTATTATGGAAGCCATGTCCATGGAACTCCCCATTATCGCTACCTATCATTCGGGGATACCAGAACTCGTAGAAAGCGGCACCCATGGAATCCTGGTTGAGGAAAAAAACATCGGCCAATATGTTGATGCCATGAACCGCATCCTGGATTGGGGGCTTCAGCCTCAGAACCGCCAGCGAATAATAGACCATTTCAGCCAGGCCAAAAGATTGAAAGAACTCCAGGCTTTCTACGATTTCGCCATCGAGCAAATGCATAATAAAAAAAGCAAGTAG
- a CDS encoding Fic family protein, whose protein sequence is MKPPYEITTTILRLITVVSEKLGEVKASFLNKPSPQLRKQNKVKTIHSSLKIEGNTLTEGQITALIDNKRVIGPGKDVKEVLNAIKVYENMDNYDPVSSKSFLSAHQQLMEGLIDRPGQYRTENVGIIQGSKVAHLAPPAGNVHFLMSELFEYLKNEDDPTLIKSCVFHYEMEFIHPFVDGNGRMGRLWQTIILMQEYPVFEYLPFESLISQTQEKYYEALSKSDKAGKSTVFIEYMLKVIDESLGQLLNFNNRTLSAEDRLEYFVSFHKKEFTRNDYMNIFKSLSTATASRDLRKGVELGFFIKTGEKRKTIYKLGK, encoded by the coding sequence ATGAAGCCACCTTATGAAATAACTACTACTATTTTAAGGTTGATTACAGTAGTGTCTGAAAAGCTGGGAGAGGTAAAAGCCAGTTTTTTAAACAAACCCTCGCCTCAATTAAGAAAGCAAAATAAGGTTAAAACAATCCATTCTTCATTAAAGATTGAGGGCAATACTTTGACGGAAGGCCAGATCACGGCACTGATCGACAACAAACGGGTAATTGGCCCTGGAAAGGATGTTAAGGAGGTATTGAACGCAATCAAAGTCTACGAAAATATGGATAATTATGATCCGGTTTCGTCAAAATCCTTTTTGTCGGCACACCAACAATTGATGGAAGGATTGATCGACAGGCCGGGCCAATACAGGACGGAGAATGTCGGGATCATACAAGGTTCAAAGGTAGCACATTTGGCGCCGCCGGCAGGAAATGTCCATTTCTTAATGAGCGAACTATTCGAATATTTAAAAAATGAGGATGATCCAACCTTGATAAAGAGCTGTGTATTCCACTACGAAATGGAATTTATCCATCCATTTGTAGATGGCAATGGAAGAATGGGAAGGTTATGGCAAACCATAATTTTGATGCAGGAATATCCTGTATTTGAGTATTTGCCATTTGAGTCTCTGATCAGCCAAACTCAGGAGAAGTATTACGAAGCATTATCCAAAAGCGACAAAGCTGGAAAATCGACCGTCTTCATCGAATATATGTTGAAGGTAATTGATGAGTCCTTAGGCCAATTGCTGAATTTTAACAACCGTACCTTGTCGGCGGAGGACAGGCTGGAGTATTTTGTATCCTTCCATAAAAAAGAATTCACCCGGAATGATTATATGAATATTTTCAAAAGCCTGTCAACAGCCACCGCAAGCAGAGACCTGAGAAAGGGAGTCGAACTGGGTTTTTTTATAAAAACAGGCGAGAAGCGGAAGACCATTTATAAACTGGGAAAGTAA
- a CDS encoding alpha/beta hydrolase fold domain-containing protein gives MANFKKRIQLPSIPNNITRPSPHKANNLQPVYTFTPLHFYTLLFLLLPFLSPAQTTPNPELALFEKRLFQSSDGQLLPYRILLPEGYSRGKRYPLLLFLHGAGERGRDNEAQLAHGASLFLDKKNRRDFPAIVVFPQCAPDEFWTPITREGKSWNFPFTATPQPSLQRVIELLEELEKKEAIDKQQIYLMGLSMGGFAVFDLLARFPKRFAAAVPIAGGGNPLLAPLYSSAANLWIFHGAKDDVVPVALSRQMNEALVKLDANVRYTEYPEAKHESWNNAFAEEGLLKWIFSNRLFAKGRYKRALFSKVQKDTYPYSNKNGAALELDVYRPQGDAAKNRAALLYVHGGGFAGGRRDEPFHVQFSEKLARMGFVVVSMSYRLTMKGQSFSCDQPTANKIKTFQAAVQDIREATNYLLDHQEKLGIDPGKLVLAGSSAGAEAILHAAYWQDKDLPPDSPRLPGKFRYGGLISLAGAIVDTNLITAKRAVPSLFFHGTCDPLVPYGAAPHHFCQETDPGYLPLFGPSAIVERLRNLGMPFFLATACNGQHEWNSLPMSDFIDEILNFLNEDVINGRFRQLHLRYTQEGKCEKGFDVLECETIKP, from the coding sequence ATGGCCAATTTCAAAAAACGCATTCAACTCCCTTCTATCCCCAACAATATTACACGCCCAAGCCCCCACAAAGCCAACAATCTCCAGCCCGTTTACACTTTTACACCTTTACACTTTTACACCCTTCTCTTTCTCCTCCTCCCCTTTCTCTCCCCCGCCCAAACTACCCCAAACCCCGAACTTGCCCTCTTTGAAAAGCGCCTGTTCCAGTCCTCCGACGGCCAGCTCCTCCCCTACCGCATCCTCCTGCCCGAAGGATACAGCCGCGGCAAGCGCTACCCCCTGCTGCTCTTCCTGCACGGCGCCGGCGAGCGGGGGCGCGACAACGAGGCCCAGCTCGCCCACGGCGCCAGCCTGTTCCTCGACAAGAAGAACCGCCGCGATTTCCCCGCCATCGTCGTCTTCCCCCAGTGCGCGCCCGACGAGTTCTGGACGCCCATCACCCGGGAAGGCAAAAGCTGGAACTTCCCCTTCACCGCCACGCCCCAGCCCTCCCTGCAGCGGGTGATCGAACTGCTGGAGGAACTGGAAAAAAAGGAGGCCATCGACAAGCAGCAGATTTACCTGATGGGCCTGTCCATGGGTGGTTTTGCCGTTTTCGACCTGCTGGCGCGCTTCCCCAAGCGGTTCGCAGCGGCGGTGCCCATCGCCGGAGGCGGCAATCCCTTGCTGGCGCCCCTCTACAGCAGCGCCGCCAACCTGTGGATTTTCCACGGCGCCAAAGACGACGTAGTGCCCGTTGCCCTCTCCCGGCAGATGAACGAGGCATTGGTCAAACTTGACGCCAACGTGCGCTACACCGAATACCCCGAGGCCAAACACGAGTCCTGGAACAACGCTTTCGCGGAAGAAGGCCTGCTGAAATGGATTTTTTCCAACCGCCTGTTCGCCAAAGGGCGCTACAAGCGGGCCCTGTTCAGCAAGGTGCAGAAAGACACCTACCCCTACAGCAACAAAAACGGCGCAGCCCTCGAACTCGACGTTTACCGCCCCCAGGGCGACGCCGCCAAAAACCGGGCGGCCCTGCTCTACGTGCACGGCGGGGGCTTTGCCGGCGGGCGCCGCGACGAGCCCTTCCACGTCCAGTTTTCCGAGAAACTGGCCCGGATGGGCTTTGTCGTCGTTAGCATGTCTTACCGCCTGACGATGAAGGGGCAGTCGTTCAGCTGCGACCAGCCCACCGCCAACAAGATCAAAACCTTCCAGGCCGCCGTGCAGGATATCCGCGAAGCGACCAACTACCTGCTGGACCACCAGGAAAAGCTGGGCATCGACCCCGGAAAGCTGGTACTGGCCGGCAGCAGCGCCGGCGCCGAGGCCATCCTCCACGCCGCCTACTGGCAGGATAAAGATCTGCCGCCCGACAGCCCCCGCCTGCCGGGCAAGTTCCGCTACGGCGGCCTGATCAGCCTGGCGGGCGCCATCGTCGACACCAACCTCATCACAGCCAAACGGGCCGTGCCTTCCCTCTTCTTTCACGGCACCTGCGACCCCTTGGTTCCCTACGGCGCCGCTCCCCACCACTTCTGCCAGGAAACCGACCCGGGTTACCTGCCCCTGTTTGGGCCCTCCGCCATAGTAGAACGCCTGCGCAACCTCGGCATGCCCTTCTTCCTGGCCACCGCCTGCAACGGCCAGCACGAATGGAACAGCCTGCCTATGTCCGATTTTATTGACGAGATCCTCAACTTCCTCAACGAGGACGTCATCAACGGAAGGTTCCGGCAGTTGCACCTCCGCTACACCCAGGAGGGCAAATGCGAGAAGGGGTTTGACGTACTGGAGTGCGAAACGATAAAACCGTGA
- a CDS encoding DUF2188 domain-containing protein, translating into MPTALAKKVARILLKNAGLGGRPATNHQHVVPHPEGWAVKGEGNERYTAIYDYQDDAIERAREIAQNYRADVIIHRKDGTIRDRISYG; encoded by the coding sequence ATGCCGACAGCACTAGCCAAAAAAGTGGCCCGCATCCTCCTGAAGAACGCCGGCCTGGGCGGGCGCCCTGCCACCAACCACCAGCACGTCGTGCCTCACCCCGAAGGATGGGCGGTGAAAGGGGAGGGCAACGAACGCTACACGGCCATCTACGATTACCAGGACGACGCCATCGAGCGGGCCCGGGAAATCGCCCAAAACTACCGCGCCGACGTGATCATCCACCGGAAGGACGGGACCATCCGGGACCGGATCAGTTACGGGTAG